GAGCGGCGGCCGGGGTGGCAGCAGGTGCGAGATCGCTCCATCCCGTGAATAGCCCAATGCCAGCACGCCGACTTCCACCGGGACGGACCGGTTGCCGCGGATATCCTGCAAAACTTCCTCAGCCAGGTTCTCCGAGGTGATCAACTGCTTCACCAATCCATCATCCTCGATGTGGATGTCATAAATGAGCCCGAAATTTTGGCAATGGTCATTCATCTGCACGCGGACCATTGACCCAAAACTCAGACTACCAATCTGATCCAGTTTGCATCCAAAGACGAATCCCGTGGTGTCCGACCGCAACAAACGGCCAATCTCAATGCTGGTTGTCATCCGTTATTTTCCTCCATTTTTCATCAATCCCTTGGCGGCCTGCTTTTGTGAGGGAGCGCCAATGGGGACGTTTGAATTGTAAAACGTGGCGATGATCATATCCTCCACCTGTTGGTGCTCTGCCATTGAGACCACGGCGACCTCATGCGCTCGATGCAGAAGGTAAGGATAGGGCTTCGAGCCCATGATCCGGGTCTGATCCATAATGGCGGCCTGGATCAGGGTGATATTGTCCCTGTCACCGGCCACCCAGGCGGGAACCTCCACCCGGGCCAGGTGTTGGAATTTGGACGTGCCCACGTTCATATAGAAAAAGTGAACCTGCTGGGCAAGGCCGAAGCTCTCACTGGTCGGTGAAAGGACCTTGAACACCGCTGAGCGGTCACCTGGATTCTTCAAAATAGTCCTAAATAAATCCGTATCGGCCACCCGCACAGGACGAGAGGCTGAAAATTCATCAGCAAACTCCACCTGCCCCCTGCCAAGAAACTCCACCAGGTTAACAAATAAGTCACTTCCCGGTTTATCCACATAACCAAGGAGAAAAACTCTATCCGTAAAAAATTGATCCAGCGTGGCCTGGAACTTTTCTGCAATTTGTTTAAATTCTGCGGTTTGTTGGGCATCCCGGTAAAGTTCCAACGGGCCATCAATCATGGCAATCGCCGGTTTGACCAAATTTGCCGACCAGGTCGCCAACCGCTGCCTCTCAGTGAAATCCCGCCGCAAAGCCACGGCACCCTCATTGATGATACCGGTCTCCGGCAGCGTT
This Chloroflexota bacterium DNA region includes the following protein-coding sequences:
- a CDS encoding DNA double-strand break repair nuclease NurA, which codes for MPVNLFEIQKSLPDFAQQAKAHSEAEQKYLAVLEKVLAANAGRLDEIEAALEREKGQNERLRCAEPTGEALNEAFPAGKMPALVSLLAADGSQINPSRHARVPFCVINIGAVEMVRGSGLKPKVYQESLLLDYDRTTLPETGIINEGAVALRRDFTERQRLATWSANLVKPAIAMIDGPLELYRDAQQTAEFKQIAEKFQATLDQFFTDRVFLLGYVDKPGSDLFVNLVEFLGRGQVEFADEFSASRPVRVADTDLFRTILKNPGDRSAVFKVLSPTSESFGLAQQVHFFYMNVGTSKFQHLARVEVPAWVAGDRDNITLIQAAIMDQTRIMGSKPYPYLLHRAHEVAVVSMAEHQQVEDMIIATFYNSNVPIGAPSQKQAAKGLMKNGGK